GGTCAGCGTGCCGTGCTGGATGCGAAACTTCTTCTCGCCCACCTTCTCGATCACCTTGCCGGTGAACGAGAGGTCGGGCTGGACGAAGGCCCGCGCGTCGGTGAGCGTGCCGGTGCGCGTCTCGAGGTTGTAGTCGAGGGTCTTGCCGGAGAGACGCCGCGGTCCCTGGTCGAGAACGACCTCCCCCTCGCCCAGCACGCGCTGCTCGGCTCGCAGCAGCACGAGGCGCTCGGCGTGGATCACCATGTCGCGGTACTTGAGCTCGACCTTGCCGGAGAGGATCGCCTTGTCTTCGCCTTCGGTCTCGAGCGCGCCGGCCGTCCCGGTCACCGAGCCGCCCCCCTGGTCGGCGGGGAGCTTGAACTCGAACTGCACACGCTCGACCGGCGGCGGGGCGGGTGGGGTCGGAGGGGTCGGCGGAACGACCGCCGCTCCCTTCGGGGCCGGTGCGGGCGTGGCGGCCGGCGCGGCGGCGACCGGCGGCTGGGCGGCCACCGCGGCGGCGAGAGCCAGACCAGCGAGGGTGAGCCGGAACACGCGGCTCCCTTGGTGGGCGCAAGGATCGAATGGCGACGCGAGGCGCGGAGTCATCGTGCGCGACCCGTTCAGTGCGACCCGAGCCGCTCGACCACCATCGCGGTGGCCTCACCGCCGCCGATGCAGATCCCGGCGCAACCGTAACGTGCTCCGCGCTCTTCGAGGGCGGCAAGGAGCGTCACGAGGATGCGGGCGCCGGAAGCACCGATCGGGTGCCCGTAGGCGACGGCACCGCCACGAACGTTCAGCTTGTCGGCGGGAAGGCCGAGCTCCTTGCCGCAGGCCATGGCGACCACGGCGAACGCCTCGTTGATCTCGAACAGGTCGACCTGGTCCGCCGTGAGGCCGGCGAGCGCGAGCGCGCGACGGACCGCCGGCACCGGTGCCGTGGTGAACCACTCCGGCTCCTGTGCCGCCGAAGCCTGCGACAGGATCCGCGCGATCGGCCGCGCACCGATCGCCGCCGCCCGCTCGGCGGAGGCGAGCAGCAGGACGGCCGCTCCGTCGTTGATCTTGCTCGCGTTCGCCGCCGTGACCGTGCCGTCCTTCTGGAATGCCGGCCGCAGGCCGCTCATCTTCTCGAGATCGGACTTGAACGGCTCCTCGTCGCGCTCGACGAGCAGCGGCGCCCCCTTCTTCTGCGGCACCTCGACCGGCGCGATCTCGGCCGCCGAGCGTCCGCCCTCGATGGCGGCACGCGCCCGGCGATAGCTTTCGCGCGCGTACTCGTCCTGCTCTTCGCGGGTGAAGCCGTAGTGCCTGGCGCAGATCTCGGCGCAGTTGCCCATGTGGACATCGCGATAGACGTCCCACAGGCCGTCGCAGATCATCGAGTCGAGGAGCTTTCCGTGGCCGAGTCGCTGCCCTTCGCGCGCACCGGGAAGGAGGTACGGTGCCTGCGTCATGCTCTCCATGCCGCCGGCGGCGACCAGCGAGT
This genomic window from Holophagales bacterium contains:
- a CDS encoding acetyl-CoA C-acyltransferase, encoding MHEVVILSAVRTPIGAFQGVLREVPAPKLGAAALKGALQRAGVAPDAVEQVILGCCLPAGQGQAPARQAAFGAGCPPSAGAVTLNKMCGSGMRSVMDAANALRAGEYSLVAAGGMESMTQAPYLLPGAREGQRLGHGKLLDSMICDGLWDVYRDVHMGNCAEICARHYGFTREEQDEYARESYRRARAAIEGGRSAAEIAPVEVPQKKGAPLLVERDEEPFKSDLEKMSGLRPAFQKDGTVTAANASKINDGAAVLLLASAERAAAIGARPIARILSQASAAQEPEWFTTAPVPAVRRALALAGLTADQVDLFEINEAFAVVAMACGKELGLPADKLNVRGGAVAYGHPIGASGARILVTLLAALEERGARYGCAGICIGGGEATAMVVERLGSH